A window of Gossypium raimondii isolate GPD5lz chromosome 7, ASM2569854v1, whole genome shotgun sequence genomic DNA:
aaaaatataaaattgtaaattttataataatcgtaaaaatataaattttataaagttataagaaaattatacaaaatgtaaagaaatataaattttgtaaatttttttataaaattatcgtaAGGAAATAAgcattttataagttttattaattattatttttatcattattcaTCACATGTCCCAATGTGTTGCGACATGTGAtgactttaattaaaaaaaactaagggtcgttaatttttatgatttttataaaattttacaattttttatcttttaagatttttataaaaattctaattttattaaattctatttttaaatttttattagaatttaataatttttctaaaatttatttttagatttttaaaattttaataagagcAAGGGCttgattgtttttgaaaaattttgaggtcttttgatatattttgaaagttcaagtacccaattgagtgaaaaacAACAgggcttaattatttttttaaagaaatttgagagtcttttgatatgttttaaaattcaagtgctcaattgaggaaaaaaaagacttaattaCGTTTTTTTTAGAAGTGAAGATTTTTCACGCCATTGAGCctaaaaaatatgttgaaaattatttgtaaatacaTCAACGCTTGTCTTAGGGagtaaaacataattaaaaaaaagtgaaaattagggagtaaatgaaaaataaaaaagagataGAGGACGTAAATGGAAAATCATGAAGAAAAATCATTTACTCATGATTATTAACTTTTTGGGAAATAAAAGGAGCAATATTTAACTCATTAACCCCCCACGCTCCCACGCTCTCACTTACTCACTTACTTAACTCACCGCCCAGTTTtcgctctctctctctcagCTGCTGCTTCttactttcttcttcttctttctctctctcttccgTAATTGAAACCCATAAATGAATCAGAATTAAATAAGCTGTTTAGAATCCGACTTTCAGAGTCGGTGGAGAGAGAAAAACAAAGgcgctgtttttttttttacatttccaTAACCAGAGAAAAGGTAAACCTCTAAAAAGCCATACACTCGACACGCATTTTACCGAAACGTCGCCGCCGGTTTCCGCCGTGATTGTCAGATTCCGGTGGATCTACGGCTACATTTCACGTGATGTTAGATTCTGATCACCaggtctctctctctctctctctctaatcTAGTCTCTGCTTCTTACCCGTACGGGAAACGACAGCGTTTCCTTGGCATTGTCAGTTTCTAGGGAGAGTTAAGGAGTACTTTTCAGTATCAGTGTTTCTGgcgttcttcttcttcttcgatctctccttttttttttctcagaagattttattattttcacggAATTGTAAATgcaaaatgaaatggaaatctCTGTTTCTAGATTTGTTTTTCCTTTGAACTCTGCAACAGTTTCTGATTTTTTTGGAagctatttattttatttcatttgaaattaaCTTCTTTCCTTTTGATTCAACATATTTTTGAATCTCAAAGTTCGTTCTCTTTACTTGATttagaataatattattttcttcatttgataatttttttctcattttccaATGAATGCAGTTGATTCCTTACTTTGATCACTGTCaaattagggaaaaattttGACTCTTAAAAATAGAGAATACTTTACAGTTCTTTGTTCAGAGGTTATAGCGACGTGTGAATCTGTGATGTGATACACCATTTGAGAAAAAAGAgaatatttcttaatttttcaatCTGTAAGAATATTagatttgtctttttatttaactttatattCTTCGCATCCCTTCAAAATCAGcttccttttttcttcattCCATTGTTTTTCAAGCCTCCttggcttttcttttcttatttggtGAATGTTTGAATTCTAGGAGTACTGTATTTTCAGTTGGTTGGTAGTTGGGACTTTGGATTACAATGTTCCTGCAATGTCAATTAATTTTGAGtcaaaattgttattatttttactgtttggatttttaatttttctttaagtctCATTTAACTGATTTGCAGCTTGAAAttgacattttttctttttctcttagtcgattttaattttctcattGTAACTTTAGGAGATAAACCTTGGTAATGAATTTGGTATTATGTGTTTGTGTGGTTAAGAGGTATTGAAATGAATGGGATTCAGCAAAGGAAAGGTCAGAATATTGAAAAATTTCCTGGAATGACCGTGCTCTCATATAACCGATTTGTAACTTGAATTTGACATTTTTCCTTTGCtcttagttaattttaattttctttttgtatgtTGAGAGAAACCTTGGAAATGAATTTGGTACTTTTGATTTGTGTGGTTAACAGGtattgaaatgaatggaattCAGCACAAGAAAGGTCATAATATTGAAAAGTTTCCAGGATGCCTGGGCAGGATGGTAAACCTGTTTGATTTGAACTCGGGTGTTCCCGGAAACCGCCTGCTTACTGATAAACCGCATCGTGATGGTGATTTCCTTTTCATGAAGAAGCTagtatattttgtttgtttgttttgctTTTGAAGTTCTAACATTTTGTTCTTTGGTCATGGGATTATAACTTGGCATAATCATCATTTGTCTCAGTATTCCTTTTTTCCCTTCCCTTCCCTTCCCTTCAATTCAACGTTTAGCATTCTTTTGTCCCATATTAATTGAAGCAATTTCAGAACTCTATAAGATGTCATTTGTGAAAGTTCTTTTttcttacaaaattttaaaaattttaaagtggtTTAAGataatggaattttattttgattctgtGGGTCAGTTGTTCTAACTCATGTTGATTAACTTAAGTACTGATAATTGCCTTTTCTTCGCCTTTCTATGTTTCTGGTGTCAGCTCACTGGAAGTTTTGCACCGCTTATGGTATTTTGGGTTGTTCATATTTATCTTGCTCTTTTAACATGATGCCTGCTGATGGGCAGGTTCCTCACTCTCTAGGAGTCAATCTGATGTCGTAAGGATGCCAAGCCCAACCTTTGGAGATCAAATTGAGGATAAAGTGGTAAATATTGGATTTTTTAGACTCTGCAATAGTAACTGTTATAAACAAGTTGGAAAGAGATTCTGTGCACAACCTGCCTCTCTATCTTCCACTTgagttcaaatataaaataacttgtATCCTGACCTGTTTTATATCTTTTGGTGTGTGCAGATTGTATCTGAGTTGAGGACTTTTTCAAACAAGAAAGGTAATGTAACACCCATGAAAATGCTCCTAGCCCAGGAAATGTCAAAAGATGTGGAGTCCAAGTGTAACCCACCCAATGTGGTTGCTAAGCTGATGGGCCTTGATGCACTACCTAGGCGGCAGCATAATTCATCTGCACAAAGATGCCGTTTTAAAGGCTCTTCTCGACATTCTTCGTGTCACTCTGAGATACCAGTGGAAAGCTGGGAGCAGGATCAAAGCTTTCCAGATGAGCAAATGCAATGCGAAGTAAGTCCCTGTGAAGTGCTGAACAAATACAAAGACGTGTATGAAATCTGGCAACAATCCCCAAGAACTACTTATTCAAGAGACAGCTCTCCAAAAAAAGGGAGGTATAGTGATAATGCAAATGAGAATAAAATGGCTTTAGTTCGTCAGAAGTTTATGGAAGCAAAACATCTAGTGACAGATGAAAAGCTTCGCCAGTCCAAGGAATTTCAAGATGCACTGGAAGTCTTAAGTTCCAATAGAGAGTTATTCCTCAAGTTTCTGGAAGAGCCAAATTCCACGTTCTCTCAGCATCTCAACAATTTCCGGTGTTCATCTCTACTGCCTCAGACAAAACGTATAACTGTTCTTAGACCTTCTAAGATGGTTGACAATGAAAAATTTGTCGGAACAGGGCAGAAGGGTGATAACCAGACAAAGAAACCGGTTCAGATAGGTCAAGTAACTGGATATGGTAGAAATAACACTGCATGTTCTTTTCCCAGTCCAAAAGTTGAGGATTATCCTTCCCAACCAACTAGAATAGTGGTACTGAAGCCCAGCCCTGGGAAGAATCAGGACATTATAAGGACTCCAGCATCTCCATCTCCCCCTTTGCCTAGGATATTACATGGAGGAGATTTCTATGAGGAACCTGAAGAAGATGATGCACGAGAATCAAAAGAAGTGGCAAAGGAAATCACTAGGCATATGCGTGAAAATCTTATGGGTCACAGGAGGGATGAAACATTACTTTCTTCTGTGTTTTCCAATGGTTACACCGGTGATGATAGTTCATGCAATAGATCTGAAAATGAGTATCCTGTGGAAAACCTCAGTGATTCAGAAGTCATGTCACCAACTTCTAGACATTCATGGGATTACATCAATAGGTTTGCTAGCCCTTATTCTTCCACACCATTCAGTCGCGTATCATGTTCTCCTGAGTCCTCGGTTTGTAGGGAAGCAAAGAAGCGGCTCTCAGAGAGATGGGCCATGATGACTTCAAATGGTAGTTCTCAAGAACAAAGACATGGCAGGAGAAGCTCAAGCACATTGGGTGAGATGCTTGCTCTTTCAGATACAAAGAAATTGGTGAGATCTGAAGAAGAGGGAAGTAGTAAGGAACAAGAACGTAGGGGATCAACTTCCTGTGTAGCTAGTAATTTGTATGAAGAAGAAAGTACAAGTGATTCTCCCAAAAATATTCTGAGGTCAAAATCTGTGCCTGGGTCTTCCACGATGTATGGTGTCAGGCTTAACAATGAAATTCCAGATCCTGAAGCTAGCAAAGAACAAGTTATGAAGACAAAGAGCATGAAATCATCTTTAAAGGGGAAGGtttcaagtttatttttctcaaagaataagaaaacgaataaagaaaaatatagtgGATCTCAATCTACAGATGAATCTCCATCTGTGACTCCTGGAACACCAGGGTCACCCATAATTCACCCTCGGAAGATTAGCAATGATGCATCTCAGTGTGTTAATGACAGTTACATCCAAGAGTGTTTGTCTCCTGTTGTAGGTGGATCAGCAAGTAAAACTCCTTTACCAGATCTGATTGGCATAGGACAGAAACAAGGCATGATCACTACGGAGGTAGTACAAACTTCCTTAGTTTCTTTCAACCCACTCTAGTTTTTCTGCATTGAAATATGTTGCCTCCCATTTATTTAATCTAGAAAACAGGGCAGCACGTAAACTTCAAATGTCCATCCCTCATTGTATGAAAGCTGTGAATGCTGAATGTGAATGGGGATAATTCTAGAAATATGGTTAGAATAGATGTTACTGATTTAATGGAAGGGTAACCTCGAGTTTTGTGAATAAATAATTCCTCTAATGGGGGTGGGGGTTAGAATGCATATTGCCAATACAAAGAATCTAGGGTTGTAATGtaattttaagcaatttaagTTTTGGATTAATCTGTTTGAACAAAAAAAGTCATCATTTACGGTTTTAAGAGTGTCATTATTTCTGTCATTAATTGATCTTGTTAATGACAAATGTCAGTCATGCTCTTAGGCAACCTAAGAGGTCAGAAGCACCCAACTTGTTATCAGATGTTTTATCTTCTAAATTTTTGGCatgacttaaataatttttgagtaCTTGTTTACTTTTTGCAGGGAGGTCTGTCTGTAGCAAAACCTTCAATGCCTGTCCATATAAGTGAGAATCAGGAACAGCCAAGCCCCATCTCGGTTTTAGAACCTCCATTTGAGGAGGATGAGAACATGATTTCAGAGTCCTCTGGTGGAACCAAACCGGTGCACCGAGGTAAACTTCACTTGTTAATTTGGGATATTTGTAATTTGTCTAATCCTTATTTTCTCTTATCCTCAGTCCTCATCCATTGTCCCTTTTATTAATACAGGAGTGGGGGTGCCACCTAGATCTAACTTGATTGAGAAGTCACCACCTATAGAATCAATTGCTCGCACCCTCTCATGGGATGATTCTTGTTCAGAGACAGCCACATTATTATATCCATCAAAGCTCTCTTTAGTTTCCCCAGGCGCCAAGGAAGAAGAACAAGATTGGTTTTTATTTGTCCAATTATTATTATCAGCTGCTGGTCTCAATGGTGAGGTGCAGTTAGATTCATTTTTTGCCAGGTGGCATTCGGCTGAAAGCCCATTGGACCCATGCTTGAGAGAGAAATATGCCAACTTGAATGACAAGGAGCCTCTGCATGAAGCTAAGAGACGACAATGGAGATCAAACAGGAAGCTCATATTTGACTGTGTCAATGCAGCATTACTAGAAATCTCGGGTTATGGGTCAGACAGGTGCATGAAAGCTATGTCATTTGGCAGGGCCCAGATGATAGGCAAGGAGGGTGCATCACCCATGTTGGTTGACCATGTGTGGGCCCAAATGAAGGAATGGTTTTCCGGTGAGGTGAAATGTTTGGGGTGTGATGATGGGGACAGTGACAGCCTGGTGGTGGAAAGAGTGGTGCAGAAAGAAGTAGTGGGTAAAGGGTGGATTGATCAAATGAAATGGGAAGCAGATAATTTGGGAAGAGAGATAGAATGGAGGTTGCTAGAAGAACTTGTAGAAGAGGCGGTGACCGATATAACTGGTAAGTTGTTTTGAGGTGTTTTTAGTTTTGTCTGTTTGTCGTCTTTCCCCATCCACTATTGACTATATAACTATCCCctattatttgtgaatttgtgcATTTGATTTTGAAGAAGGATGATCCGAGCCAGCTTATTTTGTTGAATGCTGCAGCATGAATGTTTATTGTATATTAATCTGATAAAATTGTCTAAAGTAGCCGACAGTGTCTCCATCCTCAAGATCCTATCCCTTGCTCTCTCTTTGTGGTCATAAATTATCATTCAGGCCCCTCACCTCACCCTCTACTTTCCTCATCAGCTATTGTTAATATTCTCAGATccaaaattttgagattgatgtatttatttattatgatatGAAAGGAAAGTGGGATAGCCAGCCTGTTTGTATGTACGTGCAACAGGACATTAAGCTTGAGGTGGAATGCTGACCCACACTCAACTAACCAAGCTCCGGCTCAGACTGGTTGTCAGTACCCTACGGAAATGGTTTACTTTTGATTGCGAGATTGAAAGCTTATTCATTTACTGTCTTCCTCTAATTTACTAGTAGGCAGCCGGTAAAgctattttaagaatttttaatttaaaaaatagataaattaatctgcaaaaatcacatttctttctttctttaagcGGGATGATATGATTCATGGAGCAAGTAGTAAAATATGACTCTCATGTACCTTagcaaatattacaaaaataatgattatcctaaagtaattaatttttggtttaaggcgtaaaaattcttaaaatttttaaaaaagtaattaagcttttgtttttgttttgtactCAATTGggtatttaaacttttaaaatgcattaaaaaatcttaaaagcttttaaaaaagcaattaagtcttttttattttgttatcaaTTAGGTACTTGAATTGTCAAATGCATAAAAAATgcccttaaacttaaaaaaaaaaagaagcaattaagcccttgtttttttttttctttttgcattcaattggatacttgaattaccaaaatgtattaaaaaggCCAGGGGTGGATCTAGGAGGTTGATAGGGGCTTCGACCctcctaaaatagaaaaaatttcatttaggccctttataatttataaaatttttatttttttattattttttgccaCATTTTACGCTGTGATTGTGACACATAgtggctttaattgaaaaaattagggGCAGTTAACTTTAATGATTAACTGTTAAAGTTAACGATCAAAGGGCTATTTTCAATAGTGAATCTAGAAATATGACTTAAGCGGGTAGGGGCGAggtcaaaaaaatttttttgggggattatattatatattttttatgatagaaaaaatataaatttgtcattttcatatcctatattttttaaaatttttagaggattaaattaaaattttatcatttgggggggtcaaagtgcaattttatcattactaattaaaaattttataaattataaagcgcctaaatgaaaaacttttccattttaaggggGTCGGGGCCCTTGCCAGCCCCCTAGATCCTTCCCAGGcctttttgatgtattttggatgttcaagtacccaatttgTGCAAAACAAGAACAGTgatttaattgcttttttttttttaagtttgaggacttttttgatgcattttgacagttcaagtactcaattgagtgcaaaaagaaaaaaagcagcagcttaattgctttttttgaaaaagtttaagggcctttttgatgtattttgaaagtttaagtacccaattgagtgcaaaataataataaaaaaaaagaagcaatggcttaattgcttttcttaaaaaagtttgagggctttTTACAACCTTAAGCCTTAATTTTGCTagatgtgatttttttaaaataattataaaaatatttaaaaatataaaaaaattattaaaattatttaaaacttaatcttaatttaaaataaataatcaaaattaaataacccTTACTAAAccataaatccaaaataaaagaatttatataattttttgtttttaatattacaCACTGATCATATTCCTCTTAAATGTTGATTTgtccaaatttaaaacatattttcttattttgatcCACTTTAACAGTAGATAAGatgcaaaataaacaattaCTTAAAACAAAAGCTTTCACTTTcgtttaattttacattatttttctagttatttgtcatttcaaattttttatatttatagtaattattataataattttcaaatttttaattaaattgtggctcaatgatgataattagtttgcaatttaaatacttattgtaattttaaataattttattatatttttaatattcttataattatttgaaaaatcacttcCATAATAAATTTGAACAAATAGTTGTTCagataaaaatcaattatgaaGTATGTGTACATCATGTGCCGTTACTTACTTACTCTATCAATCACATCATCACTTAATGGTAGATAGAATTTTAACCaaagaattaatttatcttttgatctAGCATACaaaagttaatttaatcattttctatataaaaaaataaaatacaatttaactcttaatacaGAAATCTCGATAATACTTCTATCGGgatagataaatattttcttgcatGATTAAAGTCCAAATAAAAGGAATTGTCCATAGATATGACTATAATACGTATGATAAGGTCCAATTGGTGAGTTGTATGCCTTGAATTTGATAGGGATATTTCACCGCTCCAACTGAGAGTGGGAACTATGTACCAATCCAAGGACACAAAGGGGATTAACCCAATTTCATCGAatgaaatattgttaagttCTCAAAACTTCATTTATTGAATTACACCGGATGAAAGAAAAGTGTTATATTGAATTCTATGTATTGGCCTGATGATCAGGGTGTTCATCGCCTCAAGTATAGCCTGAGTTCGAGTTGCGCTAATCGCGTTACTGTTAACACTTTACCCTTCTCTTGTAATtcactaaaaaataaagaaaagttttGTATTCATAGGCACATCCAAATCCAACTTTTGAATATGCCCAACCTATAAAACAAATTGGGATAAAGAACATTAATGTCTCCCAATATTCTTTGAAAGCTCAATGAGAATGAACCTTTTGTCCTTTGACTTTTGACAAGCTTTCCAATCCAatgcaaatataaatttaaaataaaaccttGTAACAAAAGCAAAGCATTTTTGTGAACTTCCATCAATCAATGCATAAGGTATCTAATAATTTACAAATTCCAATAAAAACATTTGCAATCCTACTCATTTGGTGGGAATACTTTGATTTAAGATGGTAttgcaccaaaaaaaaaaaaaaacagactTGGTTTTTTAAATCCTGacattaaaaaatagtttaaatcatttttgagttgaatttcataatttttcttattttgggattaattttttaacaaaataggCCTTAAACTTCGCAATTATTTCTACATTAggaccaaattttttttttgttcaagttgGTCCTAATCATCTTAaagtttgaacttttttttcaagttaatcTTTGAAAATCCTAGAATTTGGGCACAATATGGGAACAATTGTCAAATTTAGACCCCAATATGGGAACAGTTACCTAGTTTAAGCCTTTCAACTTGAGAACATTGTCAAGTTAATGgcctaacttgaaaaaaaaattcagaatctAATATgagaaattttgtgaaatttagatccaaatagtgatttaatcctaaaatgtatataatgaattgtacaatattttaaagagaAACACTTTAACCTTAAGTAATTCTAAAATATACTCACAAGTTCAAGCTAATTGAGGAATTGGGTAGTTGGTCTATTTTGTGCCAGCCAACCCAGATGATAACAGCAACAACTACTAGATGTTAGATAAAGCATTTATTAGTACATATTGGGTGCTCCCCTTCCcagtaaaatgatgaaattatttgTACTGAGAATGAAAGAAATCAAAGGAATGAGAGAATTAAATTAAGGGTGTGTAAATTtcggttaaaattaaattaatcggttaaattgatttaattcggttaatcgatcTAGTTCGGTCAGAGGCCAGTTAAATGTTTTTTGAaatttcggttaacggttaattcaaTTCGAAATTGGGTAATTaactgaatttaataaataatattatatattataagtatTAAGCTATtactaattcggttaattcggccaaatgaatattatcaatttatttatatatatttatacttgttttaacaaaaacaaaacaaaacatataaatttcggttaatttggttaatcaACCGAATTATCCAAGTCCATTTTTCatgcctatatttttactcgaaACCTTCCACTTTTCAGGCGGGTGACCTGACCCATGTTCAGGTTTAGTATAGTTGTGCTTCTctaaaatgaagttgttggctTGTATATTTTTCATAACCACGTTTCCTCATTAATTTTACAGTTTGAGTCTAAGACTGATATTTAGGTAAAACTCTCTCAATAATATTGacttcaaaatttaaacttgatatACTTTCACTTCTTTTGACCACTTggtgtatataatatatatatatatatatatatgtatgttttaattgttaaaaagtAGCTTTATTTTGTACATGctaaactctatttttttgtgattttgttTTTCGTTTGCTTTTTATTGGTTTGATGTTAAATACAGTACTGGACTCCAATTTTATTAgaggtgagcaaaactcgactcgattaaaagaaattgaaaaaaaattaaattttgagttaatcgaatcgagttattcgagccAACTCGAATAAATAATTCGAGTTTCGAGTTCGAgtcaagttgaattttacaattcaaataattcgaatagcAGATTGGTACAAATACCCTTTTGGTCTctgtcaattttgaaatgagcaaattggtttctttttcaacaaaaaataaaaataattttcaaaattcaaaatatttataaaaattccaaaatttatattttttaaattttctaaagaatatataaagaaaattaaaaattttctattataataattttgggacctaaataagctaattaatgattcaaatttataGTACTAAactatcttttattattattattattattattttgttttgaaaaggttttcaaatatatatggtttcaaatttatgtgctctaacatgtaattagttatactataacaaaattttaatttaatatgttcaattttttaatttaattcgaacaattttactcgattcgattgtactcgaatttcatttcactcgattcgaaaaaatttaaatcaaattaagatgacaaaataaaactcatcaattcgattaactcaaaattttttcactcaattcgaTCCAACACTAATACCTaaattttactttgttatttgtatatattactCCCTCCCTGTTATATCCTTTCGAGTTGATCTTGTGATAGggccttgtttttttttttcatggtgATGAGGCTATTATCAAAGTGATGCTATTTGCCTATTTCAAATTCGCTGATTCTcgatttttttcctaatttttaatatttaagttttgtaaatgaaagaaaaaaaaacgttAAAAAAGTTTTCCCTCATGTTTAGGAGTTTGACTTGGCTCGACTCGACTCGACTTCGAGGTTGGTCAAACTCTAACAAGACTACCATGTTCCAACTTCCAAAGACAGCAAGATTAAATAGTAAAGGAATATGTTGGGCTTTGTAGCGGCCTTAAAAATTCGGATGGCTATTGGGCTAAGTTCATTTGGACAACTTCAGATAAAAGGTGTGCACCtgtctaaaatatattttacattttcatatgtaaatacgttaaaatatgctatatggaatttagtttttataattttattttttggatttaaaattttaagtctaatttttatcatcattaaaattctttttaaattcattgttataatattttaattaaaaatatatattcatttgatagtcgtgtaacaataaaaataatattgaaaaactaatgtctttttttcttaaaagagcTCGTCCAAACTCGTcatgataatttttttgttaaaatagtatTCTTAAGAAAAACTGAGGTCTAACATTACTTAACAGTATTAACTATTTAGattaactaatgacattataaaaataaaaagattaaattatgtcaaaattaaagtaaataaagcACGGAATAggggccaaaattaaaatttaaccattttcttataatatatatataaaaacaaggCAAAACCAGAAAGTCAAATGTCAGTTTTCAAGACCGAAgacattcaaattatatttgactgtataacattttaattaaaaagctaacaatattaactatttggactaattaataacattatgaaaatatagagaCCAATTTGTGTTAATAATTAAAGTGTAAAGAATACATCCCAAATCTAGGCATAATAGAGagaccaaaatttaaatttaactatttttctatatatagaGAGACTATTGTCATGGGAGGCGAGTCAAAGCTCGTGCCGAATGCGCAAAGAGCGTAAGTTGATTAAATGGGGTTCATTTGAGCCACTTAAACTTGCTCGATTCATGAAACATGTAGTGAAACCCATCTATTTAAAGCATTGGTGACCTCGTAAAACACTTGAGAGAAATTAGGGTTGCCTTGGTAAATATAGACGCATTCCCTTTCATTTGTAATCACTCAATTGTAATCATTCAAAGTAATAGAGATACTTtgagagtatttactcaaatacCTTGTGTACGTTGCTTCTTGTGACATTTTCTGTTTTGTCGTTCCTCTTTCGTTTTGAGTTGCtttcactttattttatgtGTCTTAGAAAATTTGTACTTAGAATTCTCGTTTTGCAAGAGTTAGATTGACTTAGGCGGATTTAAACCTAAGAAATCACTAAGTCTGCAaggattgcgagacgaaagttctagccccgtgacatTAGTGTGCTCACAGGTTAATATCctttcattcatatatatatataggttaaagtgtagaaattaaatctcaaatttgagcATAGTATaagaaccaaaattaaaatt
This region includes:
- the LOC105761147 gene encoding uncharacterized protein LOC105761147 isoform X1 — protein: MNGIQHKKGHNIEKFPGCLGRMVNLFDLNSGVPGNRLLTDKPHRDGSSLSRSQSDVVRMPSPTFGDQIEDKVIVSELRTFSNKKGNVTPMKMLLAQEMSKDVESKCNPPNVVAKLMGLDALPRRQHNSSAQRCRFKGSSRHSSCHSEIPVESWEQDQSFPDEQMQCEVSPCEVLNKYKDVYEIWQQSPRTTYSRDSSPKKGRYSDNANENKMALVRQKFMEAKHLVTDEKLRQSKEFQDALEVLSSNRELFLKFLEEPNSTFSQHLNNFRCSSLLPQTKRITVLRPSKMVDNEKFVGTGQKGDNQTKKPVQIGQVTGYGRNNTACSFPSPKVEDYPSQPTRIVVLKPSPGKNQDIIRTPASPSPPLPRILHGGDFYEEPEEDDARESKEVAKEITRHMRENLMGHRRDETLLSSVFSNGYTGDDSSCNRSENEYPVENLSDSEVMSPTSRHSWDYINRFASPYSSTPFSRVSCSPESSVCREAKKRLSERWAMMTSNGSSQEQRHGRRSSSTLGEMLALSDTKKLVRSEEEGSSKEQERRGSTSCVASNLYEEESTSDSPKNILRSKSVPGSSTMYGVRLNNEIPDPEASKEQVMKTKSMKSSLKGKVSSLFFSKNKKTNKEKYSGSQSTDESPSVTPGTPGSPIIHPRKISNDASQCVNDSYIQECLSPVVGGSASKTPLPDLIGIGQKQGMITTEGGLSVAKPSMPVHISENQEQPSPISVLEPPFEEDENMISESSGGTKPVHRGVGVPPRSNLIEKSPPIESIARTLSWDDSCSETATLLYPSKLSLVSPGAKEEEQDWFLFVQLLLSAAGLNGEVQLDSFFARWHSAESPLDPCLREKYANLNDKEPLHEAKRRQWRSNRKLIFDCVNAALLEISGYGSDRCMKAMSFGRAQMIGKEGASPMLVDHVWAQMKEWFSGEVKCLGCDDGDSDSLVVERVVQKEVVGKGWIDQMKWEADNLGREIEWRLLEELVEEAVTDITGKLF
- the LOC105761147 gene encoding uncharacterized protein LOC105761147 isoform X2, coding for MPSPTFGDQIEDKVIVSELRTFSNKKGNVTPMKMLLAQEMSKDVESKCNPPNVVAKLMGLDALPRRQHNSSAQRCRFKGSSRHSSCHSEIPVESWEQDQSFPDEQMQCEVSPCEVLNKYKDVYEIWQQSPRTTYSRDSSPKKGRYSDNANENKMALVRQKFMEAKHLVTDEKLRQSKEFQDALEVLSSNRELFLKFLEEPNSTFSQHLNNFRCSSLLPQTKRITVLRPSKMVDNEKFVGTGQKGDNQTKKPVQIGQVTGYGRNNTACSFPSPKVEDYPSQPTRIVVLKPSPGKNQDIIRTPASPSPPLPRILHGGDFYEEPEEDDARESKEVAKEITRHMRENLMGHRRDETLLSSVFSNGYTGDDSSCNRSENEYPVENLSDSEVMSPTSRHSWDYINRFASPYSSTPFSRVSCSPESSVCREAKKRLSERWAMMTSNGSSQEQRHGRRSSSTLGEMLALSDTKKLVRSEEEGSSKEQERRGSTSCVASNLYEEESTSDSPKNILRSKSVPGSSTMYGVRLNNEIPDPEASKEQVMKTKSMKSSLKGKVSSLFFSKNKKTNKEKYSGSQSTDESPSVTPGTPGSPIIHPRKISNDASQCVNDSYIQECLSPVVGGSASKTPLPDLIGIGQKQGMITTEGGLSVAKPSMPVHISENQEQPSPISVLEPPFEEDENMISESSGGTKPVHRGVGVPPRSNLIEKSPPIESIARTLSWDDSCSETATLLYPSKLSLVSPGAKEEEQDWFLFVQLLLSAAGLNGEVQLDSFFARWHSAESPLDPCLREKYANLNDKEPLHEAKRRQWRSNRKLIFDCVNAALLEISGYGSDRCMKAMSFGRAQMIGKEGASPMLVDHVWAQMKEWFSGEVKCLGCDDGDSDSLVVERVVQKEVVGKGWIDQMKWEADNLGREIEWRLLEELVEEAVTDITGKLF